The proteins below come from a single Streptomyces sp. B3I8 genomic window:
- a CDS encoding response regulator gives MPGASGRVLVVDDNKVIRQLIRVNLELEGIEVVTAADGVECLDVVHRVRPDVVTLDVVMPRLDGLRTAARLRADPRTRDLPLAVISACSQYEVESGLDVGVDAFLAKPFDPADLVRVVRELLERRRGSVAEGAGSEVGQSGPTGQAGRAEVWPSS, from the coding sequence GTGCCAGGCGCGTCCGGCCGGGTTCTTGTTGTGGACGACAACAAGGTCATCCGGCAGCTGATCAGGGTCAACCTCGAGCTGGAGGGCATCGAGGTCGTGACCGCGGCCGATGGTGTCGAGTGTCTGGATGTCGTGCATCGGGTGCGGCCCGACGTCGTGACCCTCGATGTCGTCATGCCCAGACTGGACGGGCTGCGGACCGCGGCCCGGCTGCGTGCCGACCCACGTACGCGTGATCTTCCGCTCGCCGTCATCAGTGCCTGTTCGCAGTACGAGGTGGAGAGTGGGCTCGACGTCGGGGTCGATGCCTTTCTTGCCAAGCCGTTCGATCCGGCCGACCTCGTGAGGGTCGTGCGGGAGTTGTTGGAGCGGCGGCGGGGGAGTGTCGCCGAGGGGGCCGGCTCCGAGGTCGGGCAGTCAGGGCCGACCGGGCAGGCCGGGCGGGCCGAAGTGTGGCCCAGTTCCTGA
- the nrtL gene encoding ArgS-related anticodon-binding protein NrtL, which yields MTPVELSRTVLCAVRSAVEDGELDVAVPARAVVTPPGPGGSGHYATNIALQLAREAGRPPLDVAETLRSRLCRADGVADVVVSGPGFLNVRLAEDLATSALVRRIRADGERYGYSDELAGEEPVALRIPYDIRAEVVADALVRIVGSQGGRVEVEHGEPVTLRPVPAGEDPTPLGGDASRWALLYPAGHDRPRITADHLVQRESNPLFRVRYAYARTCALVRGAARLHLTPEPGDTAETGSQPLLRALAEYPHALGRAAHHRAPDRLARHLVVTADAFLAVQHTVLPLGDEKPSAAHRARLALAEAAGTVLAGGLSLLGISAPAYL from the coding sequence GTGACCCCCGTCGAGCTCTCCCGTACCGTGCTGTGCGCGGTGCGGTCCGCTGTCGAGGACGGGGAGCTCGACGTGGCCGTGCCCGCACGTGCCGTCGTCACGCCTCCGGGGCCCGGGGGGTCGGGGCACTACGCCACCAACATCGCCCTCCAGCTTGCTCGGGAGGCGGGGCGGCCGCCCCTGGACGTCGCCGAGACACTGCGGTCCCGGCTCTGCCGGGCCGACGGTGTCGCCGACGTCGTCGTCAGCGGACCGGGGTTTCTCAACGTCCGCCTCGCCGAGGATCTCGCCACCTCCGCCCTCGTGCGGCGGATCCGCGCGGACGGGGAGCGGTACGGGTACTCCGACGAACTCGCCGGGGAAGAGCCCGTAGCGCTCCGCATCCCCTACGACATCCGCGCCGAAGTCGTCGCCGACGCGCTCGTGCGGATCGTCGGCAGTCAGGGTGGGCGGGTCGAGGTCGAGCACGGGGAGCCGGTCACGTTGCGGCCCGTGCCCGCCGGGGAGGACCCGACGCCGCTCGGCGGTGACGCCTCGCGGTGGGCGCTGCTGTATCCCGCCGGGCACGACCGGCCCCGTATCACCGCGGACCACCTCGTGCAGCGCGAGAGCAATCCGTTGTTCCGGGTGCGTTACGCGTACGCCCGCACGTGCGCCCTCGTGCGCGGGGCCGCGCGGCTGCACCTCACGCCCGAGCCGGGGGACACGGCCGAAACGGGGTCGCAGCCCCTGCTGCGCGCGCTCGCCGAGTATCCGCACGCCCTCGGCCGCGCCGCGCACCACCGCGCGCCCGACCGGCTCGCCCGGCACCTCGTCGTCACCGCCGACGCCTTCCTCGCCGTCCAGCACACCGTGCTGCCGCTGGGCGACGAGAAACCCTCGGCCGCCCACCGCGCCCGGCTCGCCCTCGCCGAAGCCGCCGGGACGGTGCTGGCCGGCGGCCTGTCCCTGCTCGGCATCAGCGCACCCGCCTATCTCTGA
- the lysA gene encoding diaminopimelate decarboxylase produces the protein MSRSAHPAGPRHADVLPEGHYAAPPVDLNALDPKVWAQTVDRDADGVVTVGGVDVNALAAQVGTPAYVLDEEDFRARARAWRTAFGHDADVFYAGKAFLSRAVVRWLDEEGLNLDVCSGGELATALSAGLAADRIAFHGNNKTPAEIRRAVEAGVGRIVLDSFQEIVRVAHLARELGRRQRVQIRVTVGVEAHTHEFIATAHEDQKFGIPLADGQAAEAVRRALQLDSLELIGIHSHIGSQIFDMSGFEVAAHRVVGLLKDVRDEHGVELPEIDLGGGLGIAYTSGDDPREPHEIAKALTEIVTRECESAKLRTPRISVEPGRAIVGPTTFTLYEVGTVKALEGLRTYVSVDGGMSDNIRTALYDAEYSVALASRTSDAEPMLVRVVGKHCESGDIVVKDAFLPADLAPGDLIAVPATGAYCRSMASNYNHALRPPVVAVRDGEARVIVRRESEEDLLRLDVG, from the coding sequence ATGAGTCGTTCCGCACATCCCGCCGGTCCCCGGCACGCCGACGTCCTGCCCGAGGGTCATTACGCCGCTCCGCCCGTCGATCTCAACGCCCTCGACCCCAAGGTGTGGGCGCAGACCGTCGACCGTGACGCGGACGGCGTCGTCACCGTCGGCGGTGTCGACGTCAACGCGCTCGCCGCGCAGGTCGGTACGCCGGCGTACGTCCTCGACGAGGAGGACTTCCGCGCCCGCGCGCGCGCCTGGCGCACCGCGTTCGGGCACGACGCCGACGTCTTCTACGCCGGCAAGGCCTTCCTCTCGCGGGCCGTCGTGCGCTGGCTGGACGAGGAGGGGCTGAACCTCGACGTCTGCTCCGGCGGCGAGCTCGCCACCGCGCTCTCCGCCGGGCTGGCCGCGGACCGCATCGCCTTCCACGGGAACAACAAGACCCCGGCGGAGATCCGGCGGGCCGTCGAGGCGGGCGTCGGGCGGATCGTGCTCGACTCCTTCCAGGAGATCGTGCGGGTCGCGCACCTCGCCCGTGAGCTGGGCAGGCGGCAGCGGGTGCAGATCCGGGTGACCGTGGGGGTCGAGGCGCACACCCACGAGTTCATCGCCACTGCCCACGAGGACCAGAAGTTCGGCATCCCGCTGGCCGACGGGCAGGCCGCCGAGGCCGTGCGGCGGGCGTTGCAGCTCGACTCGCTGGAACTGATCGGCATCCACTCCCACATCGGGTCGCAGATCTTCGACATGTCCGGGTTCGAGGTCGCCGCCCACCGCGTCGTCGGGCTGCTCAAGGACGTCCGGGACGAGCACGGGGTCGAACTGCCCGAGATCGATCTCGGGGGCGGGCTCGGCATCGCGTACACCAGTGGCGACGACCCCCGCGAGCCGCACGAGATCGCCAAGGCGCTCACCGAGATCGTCACCCGCGAGTGCGAGTCCGCGAAGCTGCGCACGCCGCGCATCTCCGTCGAGCCGGGGCGCGCCATCGTCGGCCCCACCACCTTCACGCTGTACGAGGTCGGCACCGTCAAGGCGCTGGAGGGGCTGCGGACGTACGTCTCCGTCGACGGCGGCATGTCCGACAACATCCGTACGGCGCTGTACGACGCCGAGTACAGCGTGGCCCTCGCCTCCCGTACGAGCGACGCCGAGCCGATGCTCGTCCGCGTCGTCGGCAAGCACTGCGAGAGCGGCGACATCGTGGTCAAGGACGCGTTCCTGCCGGCCGACCTGGCACCCGGTGACCTCATCGCGGTGCCGGCCACCGGCGCCTACTGCCGCTCCATGGCCAGCAACTACAACCACGCGCTGCGGCCGCCGGTCGTCGCCGTGCGCGACGGCGAGGCGCGGGTCATCGTGCGCCGCGAGAGCGAGGAGGATCTGCTGCGGCTCGACGTCGGATGA